A single Oncorhynchus tshawytscha isolate Ot180627B unplaced genomic scaffold, Otsh_v2.0 Un_contig_7849_pilon_pilon, whole genome shotgun sequence DNA region contains:
- the LOC121844288 gene encoding LOW QUALITY PROTEIN: 2-hydroxyacylsphingosine 1-beta-galactosyltransferase-like (The sequence of the model RefSeq protein was modified relative to this genomic sequence to represent the inferred CDS: inserted 1 base in 1 codon; deleted 1 base in 1 codon): MHPPLSLLSLLLHLSLYPSACWSSRIIVVPPIMFESHLYIFKTLATELHLQGHDTSFLLSEGRQVPPSPHYTFQRYPGIFNSSTADSFLQSKVSNIFSGRLTALELFDILDHYAQNCDAVVGNKEVMTQLKDAKFDLLLVDPNEMCGFVIAHILGVPYAVFSTGLWYPAEVGAPAPLSYVPEFNSLLTDQMSLVQRITNTAVYLVSRFGVQYLVLPKYERIMRKHSVEPRVAMQDLVQGSRLWMLSTDLALEFPRPTLPHVVYVGGXLTKPASPLPQDFESWVNDTAEHGFVVVSFGAGVKYLSEDITHKLAGALGRLPQRVVWRFSGVPPSNLGNNTKLVDWMPQNDLLGHARTVAFLSHGGLNSIYEAMYHGVPVVGLPLFGDHYDTMTRVEAKGMGIMVHWKSMTEEELYQALATVINNNKYRQRAQVLSSIHKDQPGHPVTRAVYWINYILRHHGANHLRSSVYTVPTYQYFLLDVVLVVGAGLALIGYLFYRIAGLLRSKVRFRSGGGGYPGLGDGDDKANGHCHSNGAVSNGKHKRNGAPVKNDKKMK; encoded by the exons ATGCACCCTCCCTTgtcgctcctctccctcctcctccacctctccctgtaCCCCAGTGCATGCTGGTCCTCCAGGATCATCGTAGTCCCTCCCATCATGTTTGAGTCCCATCTCTACATCTTCAAGACCCTGGCCACAGAACTCCACCTCCAGGGACATGATACTTCCTTCCTGCTGTCAGAGGGGCGCCAG gtgcccccctccccccactaCACCTTCCAGCGTTACCCAGGCATCTTCAACTCCTCCACAGCCGACAGTTTCCTCCAGTCCAAGGTCAGCAACATCTTCTCTGGTCGTCTCACGGCGTTGGAACTCTTCGACATCCTCGACCACTACGCCCAGAACTGCGACGCCGTTGTGGGAAACAAAGAGGTCATGACCCAACTCAAGGATGCCAAATTTGACCTTTTATTGGTCGACCCCAACGAGATGTGTGGGTTCGTGATCGCTCACATCCTCGGGGTTCCCTACGCTGTCTTTTCCACAGGCCTATGGTACCCAGCGGAAGTCGGGGCTCCTGCCCCTCTATCGTACGTCCCAGAGTTCAACTCTCTCCTCACCGATCAGATGTCTCTAGTCCAGAGGATTACCAACACGGCGGTGTACCTGGTGTCCCGGTTCGGTGTTCAGTACCTGGTGTTACCTAAGTACGAGCGCATCATGAGGAAGCACAGCGTGGAGCCGCGGGTGGCCATGCAGGATCTGGTTCAGGGGAGCAGGCTGTGGATGTTGTCTACTGATCTGGCCCTGGAGTTCCCGAGGCCCACTCTACCACATGTTGTCTATGTAGGGG TACTGACCAAACCTGCCAGCCCGTTACCTcag GACTTTGAGTCGTGGGTAAATGACACGGCGGAGCATGGCTTCGTGGTCGTATCGTTTGGCGCCGGGGTCAAATACCTCTCAGAGGACATCACTCACAAACTGGCTGGAGCCCTGGGCAGGCTGCCCCAACGCGTGGTCTGGAG GTTCTCGGGGGTTCCGCCCAGTAACCTAGGCAACAATACCAAGTTGGTGGATTGGATGCCTCAAAATGACCTGTTGG GCCATGCCAGAACAGTAGCGTTCCTGTCCCACGGTGGTCTGAACAGTATCTATGAAGCGATGTACCACGGTGTCCCTGTAGTGGGACTACCTCTGTTTGGGGACCACTACGACACTATGACCCGGGTGGAGGCTAAAGGGATGGGCATCATGGTTCACTGGAAGAGTATGACAGAGGAGGAGCTGTACCAGGCACTGGCCACTGTTATCAACAATAACAa gtaTCGTCAGCGTGCCCAGGTGCTCTCTTCCATCCATAAGGACCAACCAGGTCACCCGGTAACAAGAGCTGTCTATTGGATAAACTACATCCTCCGTCACCATGGCGCCAACCACTTACGATCCTCTGTCTACACTGTCCCCACCTACCAGTACTTCCTATTGGACGTTGTGCTGGTCGTAGGGGCGGGGCTGGCCCTGATTGGCTACCTGTTTTACCGGATAGCAGGGCTACTAAGGTCAAAGGTTAGGTTCAGGAGCGGGGGAGGGGGTTACCCA GGCCTCGGTGACGGCGACGACAAGGCAAACGGACATTGCCATAGCAACGGAGCGGTCTCTAATGGGAAGCACAAACGTAACGGAGCGCCGGTGAAGAACGACAAGAAAATGAAGTAA